The Parashewanella tropica genome window below encodes:
- a CDS encoding manganese-dependent inorganic pyrophosphatase, whose amino-acid sequence MSIYVVGHKIPDSDSICGAIALAYLKNQIGEPAIATRLGEPSPETQFILDKFGFEAPELKLSYAGEQVYIVDHSEVTQAPDDIAEATIVGIVDHHKLGDLTTSTPLECWIRPVGCSNTVIKMMYDFYNVEIPKDIAGIMMCAILSDTVIFKSPTCTTADIRCVEALAEIAGIEDFKAVGMEMFNVKSDVKGAKPRELVMRDFKDFNMNDNLIGIGQLEVVDLSVFDDIKADLEADIAALKEEGNRHTVMLLLTDIMKEGSELLVVSDDADLSEKAYKIASENGRSWLPGVLSRKKQVVPPLQEVFA is encoded by the coding sequence ATGTCAATTTACGTAGTGGGACACAAGATCCCGGATTCTGATTCTATTTGTGGTGCCATCGCCTTAGCTTACCTAAAAAATCAAATCGGTGAGCCAGCTATCGCAACTCGTCTAGGCGAGCCTTCACCTGAAACACAATTCATTCTTGATAAGTTTGGTTTCGAAGCACCAGAACTAAAACTAAGCTACGCTGGCGAGCAAGTGTATATCGTTGACCACTCTGAAGTAACCCAAGCCCCTGATGATATTGCTGAAGCAACGATTGTAGGTATTGTTGATCACCACAAACTGGGTGACTTAACGACTTCTACACCACTTGAGTGTTGGATCCGCCCTGTTGGTTGTTCAAATACCGTTATCAAAATGATGTATGACTTCTATAATGTTGAAATTCCAAAAGACATTGCGGGCATCATGATGTGTGCGATTTTGAGTGATACGGTTATTTTCAAATCACCAACCTGCACCACGGCAGATATTCGTTGTGTTGAAGCATTAGCAGAAATCGCAGGCATCGAAGACTTTAAAGCGGTTGGCATGGAAATGTTTAACGTGAAATCTGACGTGAAAGGCGCGAAACCACGTGAGCTTGTGATGCGTGATTTTAAAGACTTCAACATGAACGATAATCTGATCGGTATTGGTCAGCTTGAAGTGGTTGATCTATCAGTGTTTGATGATATCAAAGCCGATTTAGAAGCGGATATCGCGGCACTTAAAGAAGAAGGCAATCGCCATACTGTAATGTTGCTACTCACCGACATTATGAAAGAAGGTTCAGAGTTATTAGTGGTGAGTGATGATGCGGATTTAAGTGAAAAAGCGTACAAGATTGCCTCTGAAAACGGTCGCTCTTGGTTACCAGGTGTATTAAGCCGCAAGAAGCAAGTTGTACCACCTCTACAAGAAGTGTTTGCTTAA
- a CDS encoding SDR family oxidoreductase, with protein sequence MSTSVLITGSNSGFGYLMAKTLLQQGFFVVASMRHSTSKHVDVANDLRQQGALVVDIDVTDEQSVNDGVAESIAIQGHIDVLINNAGFGSSAWLQSCTIDDFNAIFDVNVFGVQRMIRAVLPHMRQRRQGTLIQISSTLGQFVLPYMGVYNASKHALEALTETYRVELSQFGIQSLLVQPGAFGTPFSSNLIAGSDTEITQSYDKLADAPDKQVEYYNKVREQGNNPDPQMVADAVLKLLQMKPEQRPFRTLVDGTCEQHPVEEVNRSLETAMQKLYQSYPFGELLTLNQTSCK encoded by the coding sequence GTGTCCACATCGGTCTTGATCACAGGATCAAACAGTGGCTTTGGCTATTTAATGGCAAAGACCTTATTACAACAGGGCTTTTTTGTTGTGGCGTCTATGCGTCACTCGACATCTAAGCACGTTGATGTAGCAAATGATCTAAGACAGCAAGGTGCTTTGGTTGTGGATATTGATGTTACTGATGAGCAAAGTGTTAATGATGGCGTGGCTGAATCCATTGCCATACAGGGGCATATTGATGTGCTTATTAATAATGCAGGCTTTGGCTCGTCGGCTTGGTTACAAAGCTGCACTATTGATGATTTTAATGCCATTTTCGATGTTAATGTATTTGGTGTGCAGCGGATGATACGAGCCGTACTTCCTCATATGAGGCAAAGACGGCAAGGAACGCTAATTCAAATTTCCAGTACCTTAGGCCAATTCGTATTGCCTTATATGGGTGTGTATAACGCCAGTAAACATGCGTTAGAAGCACTAACTGAAACTTACCGTGTTGAGCTTTCTCAGTTTGGCATTCAATCGCTATTGGTTCAGCCTGGCGCATTTGGTACGCCGTTTTCTTCGAATTTAATTGCAGGAAGTGACACTGAGATCACTCAGTCATATGACAAACTTGCAGATGCGCCTGATAAGCAAGTTGAGTATTACAATAAAGTTCGCGAGCAGGGTAATAATCCAGATCCACAAATGGTGGCGGATGCTGTATTGAAACTATTACAAATGAAACCAGAACAAAGGCCATTTAGAACTTTGGTGGACGGTACTTGTGAACAACATCCTGTTGAAGAGGTTAATCGCAGCCTTGAGACTGCGATGCAGAAGCTCTATCAAAGTTATCCGTTTGGGGAGCTGTTGACGCTCAATCAGACTTCTTGCAAATAA
- the glnA gene encoding glutamate--ammonia ligase, producing MSIAAVLEQLEEFDVKFVDLRFTDTKGKEQHVSIPASQIDEDFFEDGKMFDGSSIAGWKGINESDMVLMPDPSTFVLDPFTEETTALIRCDILEPSTMQGYDRDPRSIAKRAEDYLRSTGIADTVLIGPEPEFFLFDDVRFKTDMSGSMYAIDSTEAAWNSDKQYDDGNTGHRPMVKGGYFPVAPVDSSQDLRSAMCLLMEEMGLVVEAHHHEVATAGQNEIATRFNTLTLKADETQILKYVVHNAAHVYGKTATFMPKPVVGDNGSGMHVHQSLAKDGVNLFAGDRYAGLSETALYYIGGIIKHAKALNAFTNPSTNSYKRLIPHFEAPVMLAYSARNRSASIRIPVVPSPKARRIETRFPDPMANPYLAFSALLMAGLDGIQNKIHPGDAMDQDLYDLPPEVADGIPQVATSLEEALASLHADSDFLTKGGVFSKDYIESYIALKTEEAKRVSRTTHPVEFELYYSL from the coding sequence ATGTCGATTGCTGCTGTATTAGAACAACTTGAAGAGTTTGATGTAAAATTTGTCGACCTACGTTTTACCGACACCAAAGGTAAAGAACAACACGTATCTATTCCAGCGAGCCAGATCGATGAAGACTTTTTCGAAGATGGAAAAATGTTCGATGGTTCATCAATTGCAGGTTGGAAAGGCATCAACGAATCTGACATGGTACTCATGCCAGACCCAAGCACATTTGTTCTTGATCCTTTCACCGAAGAAACCACAGCACTTATCCGTTGTGACATTCTTGAACCGAGCACCATGCAAGGTTACGACCGTGACCCTCGCTCGATCGCTAAACGTGCTGAAGATTACCTACGCTCAACAGGTATTGCTGACACAGTTCTAATCGGTCCTGAGCCAGAGTTCTTCTTATTTGATGATGTACGCTTCAAAACCGATATGTCTGGCAGCATGTACGCCATTGATTCAACGGAAGCGGCGTGGAACTCTGACAAACAATATGACGATGGCAATACAGGTCACCGTCCAATGGTGAAAGGCGGTTACTTCCCAGTAGCTCCAGTGGATTCGTCACAAGATTTACGTAGTGCAATGTGCCTACTAATGGAAGAAATGGGCTTAGTCGTAGAAGCACACCACCATGAAGTGGCTACAGCTGGTCAAAACGAAATCGCTACTCGTTTTAACACCCTAACCCTTAAAGCTGATGAAACTCAGATCTTAAAATATGTGGTTCACAACGCCGCCCATGTTTACGGTAAAACGGCGACCTTTATGCCTAAGCCTGTTGTTGGTGATAACGGTAGTGGTATGCACGTTCACCAATCGCTAGCAAAAGACGGCGTGAACTTATTCGCAGGTGATCGATACGCTGGTCTAAGTGAAACGGCGCTTTACTACATTGGTGGTATCATCAAGCACGCTAAAGCGCTAAATGCATTCACTAACCCAAGTACGAACTCTTACAAGCGTTTGATCCCTCACTTTGAAGCTCCTGTTATGTTGGCTTACTCGGCACGTAACCGCTCAGCATCTATTCGTATTCCAGTAGTACCAAGCCCGAAAGCGCGTCGTATTGAAACTCGATTCCCAGATCCAATGGCGAACCCATACTTAGCCTTCTCTGCATTATTGATGGCAGGTCTTGACGGTATCCAAAACAAGATCCACCCAGGTGATGCCATGGATCAAGACTTATACGATCTACCACCAGAAGTGGCTGACGGTATCCCACAAGTAGCAACGTCTTTAGAAGAAGCATTAGCAAGTCTACATGCTGACAGTGACTTCCTAACCAAAGGTGGCGTATTCAGCAAAGATTACATCGAATCGTACATTGCACTGAAAACTGAAGAAGCAAAGCGTGTAAGCCGCACGACTCACCCTGTTGAGTTCGAGCTTTACTACAGCTTGTAA
- the typA gene encoding translational GTPase TypA yields MVRGFFVSKLDKLRNIAIIAHVDHGKTTLVDKLLAQSGTLETRGEAEERVMDSNDLEKERGITILAKNTAIKWNDYRINIVDTPGHADFGGEVERVLSMVDSVLLLVDAVDGPMPQTRFVTKKAFAQGLKPIVVINKVDRPGARPDWVMDQVFDLFDNLGATDEQLDFPVVYASALNGFATLDPDEPSEDMTPLFEAIVDKVSRPDADADGEFQMQISQLDYNSYVGVIGVGRIKRGSVKTNQQVTVVGADGKTRNGKVGQVLGYLGLDRHEVESAEAGDIVAITGLGELKISDTICAVGTPEALPALSVDEPTLTMTFQVNTSPFAGKEGKYVTSRNILERLEQELVHNVALRVEETESPDRFRVSGRGELHLAILIENMRREGYELAVSRPEVIVKEIGGEMCEPYETMTVDVEEEHQGAVIEKLGMRKGDMRDMLPDGKGRVRIDFVIPSRGLIGFQTEFLTATSGTGLLYHTFDHYGPAIESDIGQRNNGVLISNGTGKALTFALYNLQDRGRLFIGHGVEVYEGQVIGIHSRSNDLTVNCLKGKQLTNMRASGTDEAQILTPPIELTLERALEFIDDDELVEVTPESVRVRKKHLTENDRKRAARGHV; encoded by the coding sequence ATGGTAAGAGGCTTCTTTGTGTCTAAGCTAGATAAATTACGTAACATCGCCATTATTGCTCACGTTGACCATGGTAAAACAACCTTGGTTGATAAGTTGTTGGCGCAATCAGGTACCCTTGAAACGCGCGGAGAAGCTGAAGAGCGTGTGATGGACTCAAACGATCTTGAAAAAGAGCGTGGGATCACCATTCTGGCGAAGAATACTGCCATCAAGTGGAACGATTATCGAATTAACATTGTGGACACCCCTGGTCACGCCGACTTTGGTGGTGAGGTAGAGCGTGTTCTATCTATGGTTGACTCAGTATTACTGCTGGTTGACGCGGTAGATGGTCCAATGCCACAAACGCGTTTTGTAACCAAAAAAGCGTTCGCTCAAGGTTTGAAACCGATTGTTGTGATCAACAAAGTTGACCGTCCAGGCGCGCGTCCTGATTGGGTTATGGATCAAGTATTCGACTTGTTCGACAACCTAGGCGCAACCGACGAACAGCTAGATTTCCCAGTGGTTTATGCTTCAGCATTGAACGGATTTGCGACCTTAGATCCAGATGAGCCAAGCGAAGACATGACGCCGCTATTTGAAGCGATCGTTGATAAAGTATCTCGCCCAGACGCTGACGCTGACGGTGAGTTCCAAATGCAGATCTCACAGCTTGACTACAACTCTTACGTAGGTGTTATCGGTGTTGGTCGTATCAAGCGCGGTAGCGTTAAGACTAACCAACAAGTCACCGTAGTGGGTGCTGATGGTAAGACCCGTAACGGCAAAGTCGGTCAAGTTCTAGGTTACTTAGGTCTAGATCGTCACGAAGTAGAAAGCGCAGAAGCCGGTGACATTGTTGCGATCACTGGTCTAGGTGAGCTTAAGATCTCTGACACCATTTGTGCAGTAGGCACACCTGAAGCATTGCCAGCGCTGTCTGTTGATGAGCCAACGCTAACTATGACGTTCCAAGTAAACACCTCTCCGTTCGCGGGTAAAGAAGGTAAGTACGTGACGTCTCGTAATATTCTTGAGCGTCTAGAGCAAGAATTGGTTCACAACGTAGCATTACGCGTTGAAGAAACCGAGAGTCCAGATCGTTTCCGTGTATCAGGTCGTGGTGAGCTTCACTTAGCGATTTTGATTGAAAACATGCGTCGTGAAGGTTACGAATTAGCGGTATCTCGCCCTGAAGTTATCGTTAAAGAAATCGGTGGCGAAATGTGTGAGCCATACGAAACCATGACCGTCGATGTTGAAGAAGAACATCAAGGTGCGGTGATTGAAAAGCTTGGTATGCGTAAGGGTGATATGCGTGACATGCTACCAGACGGCAAAGGTCGTGTACGTATCGACTTCGTTATTCCAAGCCGTGGTTTGATTGGTTTCCAAACTGAATTCCTAACCGCAACTTCAGGTACAGGTCTGCTTTACCATACGTTTGATCACTATGGTCCTGCGATTGAGTCTGATATCGGTCAGCGTAACAACGGTGTATTGATCTCTAACGGTACCGGTAAGGCACTGACGTTCGCATTGTATAACCTACAAGATCGCGGTCGTCTGTTTATAGGTCACGGTGTTGAAGTGTATGAAGGTCAGGTGATTGGCATTCACTCACGTTCAAACGACTTGACCGTTAACTGCTTGAAAGGTAAGCAGCTTACCAACATGCGTGCTTCTGGTACTGACGAAGCACAAATTCTGACTCCTCCAATCGAATTAACCCTTGAGCGTGCACTTGAGTTCATCGATGATGATGAGCTAGTGGAAGTAACGCCAGAAAGCGTTCGTGTACGTAAGAAGCACCTAACGGAAAATGACCGTAAACGCGCTGCGCGTGGTCACGTTTAA
- the purD gene encoding phosphoribosylamine--glycine ligase yields MKILVIGGGGREHALAWKAAQSTQVDTVFVAPGNAGTALEPKLENVAIGVEDVSTLVSFAKNNDIALTIVGPEAPLVIGVVDAFRAEGLAIFGPTEGSAQLEGSKAFTKDFLARHNIPTADYQNFTDIEPAKAFSAQLADRTGYPVVIKADGLAAGKGVIIAQDQAEANAAIEDMLEGNKFGEAGSRVVIEEFLKGEEASFIVMVDGKNILPMATSQDHKARDNGDNGPNTGGMGAYSPAPVVTQAIHDWTMKYVIEPTVEGMAKEGHPYTGFLYAGLMIAANGTAKVLEYNCRFGDPETQPIMMRLQSDLVELCLAACRGELDKVTAEYDSRAAVGVVLAAGGYPASYRKGDVIDGLTLGNNNQKVFHAGTAEKDGHITTNGGRVLCATALGNSVTEAQQAAYGLVDTVHWDDVYFRTDIAYRAIAREQ; encoded by the coding sequence ATGAAAATATTAGTTATAGGTGGCGGTGGTCGTGAACACGCCTTGGCATGGAAAGCGGCGCAAAGCACTCAAGTTGACACCGTCTTTGTAGCACCGGGCAATGCGGGCACAGCTTTAGAGCCAAAATTAGAAAACGTCGCCATTGGTGTTGAAGATGTTTCTACCTTAGTTTCATTTGCAAAAAATAACGACATTGCGTTAACCATTGTTGGCCCTGAAGCGCCATTGGTGATTGGTGTGGTTGATGCTTTCCGCGCTGAAGGTTTAGCGATTTTTGGCCCAACCGAAGGCTCTGCACAATTGGAAGGCTCAAAAGCCTTCACCAAAGATTTCTTAGCTCGTCATAATATTCCGACCGCTGATTACCAAAATTTTACGGATATTGAACCTGCAAAAGCATTTTCAGCTCAACTCGCAGATAGAACGGGTTACCCTGTAGTGATCAAAGCCGACGGTCTTGCTGCAGGTAAAGGGGTAATCATCGCTCAAGATCAAGCTGAAGCGAATGCGGCCATTGAAGATATGCTGGAAGGCAACAAATTTGGTGAAGCAGGTTCTCGCGTGGTTATCGAAGAATTCTTAAAGGGTGAAGAAGCCAGCTTTATCGTCATGGTCGATGGCAAAAACATTCTTCCAATGGCCACCAGCCAAGATCACAAAGCCCGTGACAATGGCGACAATGGCCCAAATACCGGTGGTATGGGCGCGTACTCGCCAGCGCCAGTGGTCACACAAGCCATTCATGACTGGACAATGAAGTACGTGATTGAGCCAACGGTTGAAGGCATGGCGAAAGAAGGTCATCCATACACTGGCTTCTTATACGCTGGCTTGATGATTGCCGCTAATGGTACAGCTAAAGTACTTGAGTACAACTGCCGTTTTGGCGACCCTGAAACTCAGCCTATTATGATGCGCTTACAATCAGATTTAGTTGAGCTTTGCCTAGCCGCGTGCCGCGGTGAACTTGATAAAGTGACAGCTGAATACGACAGCCGCGCCGCAGTCGGTGTGGTGTTAGCTGCTGGCGGTTATCCAGCGTCTTATCGTAAAGGCGATGTGATTGACGGCTTAACCCTTGGTAACAATAATCAAAAAGTTTTCCATGCAGGTACGGCAGAAAAAGACGGTCACATCACCACTAATGGTGGACGGGTGCTATGTGCTACTGCTCTCGGAAACTCTGTGACAGAAGCGCAACAAGCGGCTTATGGACTGGTTGATACCGTCCATTGGGATGACGTGTATTTTAGAACCGATATCGCTTATCGCGCTATCGCTCGCGAACAGTAA
- the purH gene encoding bifunctional phosphoribosylaminoimidazolecarboxamide formyltransferase/IMP cyclohydrolase, translated as MNNARPIRRALLSVSDKTGIIEFAQALHTLGVEILSTGGTAKLLADNQIPVIEVSDHTGHPEIMDGRVKTLHPKIHGGILARRGTDEAVMADNNIDAIDLVAVNLYPFAQTVANPDCTLEDAIENIDIGGPTMVRAAAKNHKDVTIIVNANDYGRVLAELADNHGSTTYETRFDLAIAAFEHTAQYDGMISNYFGTKVPAHHQEHATDDSNFPRTFNTQLVKKQDLRYGENSHQQAAFYVDTKVDEASVATATQIQGKALSYNNIADTDAALECVKEFLEPACVIVKHANPCGVSLGESLLEAYDRAFKTDPTSAFGGIIAFNRELDEATAKAIVERQFVEVIIAPSVSEAAKTVVAAKANVRLLECGQWDNKTTSLDYKRVNGGMLVQDRDQGMVGLNDLKVVSKRQPTEEELKDLLFCWKVAKFVKSNAIVYAKDGMTVGVGAGQMSRVYSAKIAGIKAEDEGLTVPGSVMASDAFFPFRDGIDAAAAAGITCVIQPGGSMRDNEVIEAADEHGMAMVFTGMRHFRH; from the coding sequence ATGAATAACGCCAGACCTATTCGTCGCGCGCTGCTTAGCGTTTCTGATAAAACCGGTATCATTGAATTTGCCCAAGCTCTGCATACTTTAGGTGTAGAGATCTTATCGACAGGTGGCACAGCCAAGCTTTTAGCTGACAACCAAATCCCTGTAATAGAAGTATCAGACCATACAGGACATCCAGAGATCATGGATGGCCGCGTAAAAACATTGCACCCTAAAATTCATGGCGGCATTTTAGCTCGCCGTGGTACTGACGAAGCGGTAATGGCAGACAACAACATCGATGCTATCGATTTGGTTGCGGTAAACCTCTATCCATTTGCGCAAACGGTAGCTAATCCAGACTGTACACTTGAAGATGCGATTGAAAATATCGACATCGGTGGCCCAACTATGGTGCGAGCTGCCGCGAAAAATCACAAAGACGTGACGATTATTGTTAACGCTAACGATTACGGTCGTGTACTGGCAGAGCTTGCTGATAACCATGGCTCTACCACTTATGAAACCCGCTTTGATTTAGCCATTGCCGCTTTTGAGCATACCGCGCAATACGATGGCATGATTTCCAACTACTTCGGTACTAAAGTGCCCGCTCATCATCAAGAGCATGCCACTGATGACAGCAATTTCCCACGTACCTTCAATACCCAGTTAGTGAAGAAACAAGACCTTCGCTACGGTGAGAACAGCCACCAGCAAGCGGCGTTTTATGTCGATACCAAAGTTGATGAAGCTTCGGTTGCTACGGCAACTCAAATTCAAGGTAAGGCACTGTCTTATAACAACATCGCTGATACCGATGCCGCATTAGAGTGTGTGAAAGAATTCCTTGAGCCTGCCTGTGTAATTGTCAAACACGCCAATCCATGTGGTGTTTCATTAGGTGAAAGTCTACTTGAAGCCTACGACCGTGCGTTTAAAACCGACCCAACGTCTGCATTCGGTGGCATTATCGCCTTTAACCGTGAATTAGATGAAGCCACAGCAAAAGCCATTGTGGAACGCCAGTTTGTGGAAGTGATCATCGCGCCAAGCGTATCTGAAGCTGCAAAAACCGTCGTTGCTGCTAAAGCGAACGTTCGTTTATTAGAATGTGGTCAGTGGGATAACAAAACCACTTCACTCGATTACAAGCGTGTGAATGGTGGTATGTTAGTTCAAGACCGCGATCAAGGCATGGTGGGTTTAAACGACTTGAAAGTGGTTTCGAAACGTCAACCGACTGAAGAAGAACTGAAAGATTTACTCTTCTGTTGGAAAGTGGCTAAATTCGTTAAATCTAATGCTATCGTGTATGCCAAAGACGGTATGACGGTTGGTGTTGGCGCAGGTCAAATGAGCCGCGTTTACAGTGCGAAAATCGCAGGTATTAAAGCCGAAGATGAAGGTTTAACCGTTCCTGGTTCAGTAATGGCATCCGATGCTTTCTTCCCATTCCGCGATGGTATTGATGCAGCCGCAGCCGCTGGCATTACCTGTGTTATCCAACCGGGTGGCTCAATGCGCGATAATGAAGTCATTGAAGCGGCAGACGAACACGGCATGGCTATGGTGTTTACCGGAATGCGCCATTTCCGTCATTAA
- the zntR gene encoding Zn(2+)-responsive transcriptional regulator has protein sequence MYRIGELANAFGINSDTLRYYEKHGLLSPSERTGSGYRLYSDKDAQLLKFILRAKNVGFTLNEIQELVSIELNKSQWACADVKGRVDKKLDNITAKILELQKFQKGLQELSDSCCGGDESAEYCSILEALDDIHHDESVPRFDKPISAKGDKSC, from the coding sequence ATGTATCGAATTGGCGAACTCGCGAACGCCTTTGGCATCAATTCAGATACGCTGAGGTACTATGAAAAGCATGGCTTATTGTCTCCCTCAGAACGTACTGGATCAGGCTATCGACTTTATAGCGACAAAGATGCTCAACTCCTAAAGTTCATTCTGCGTGCTAAAAACGTGGGATTTACTCTGAATGAAATTCAAGAGTTGGTGTCGATTGAACTCAATAAGTCGCAATGGGCGTGTGCCGATGTTAAAGGTCGAGTTGATAAAAAACTCGACAACATTACCGCTAAAATTTTGGAACTTCAAAAGTTTCAAAAAGGGTTGCAAGAACTGTCTGACTCTTGCTGTGGCGGTGATGAAAGTGCGGAGTACTGTTCTATTTTAGAAGCATTGGATGATATCCATCACGATGAATCCGTTCCACGTTTTGATAAACCCATATCAGCTAAGGGAGACAAGTCATGTTGA
- a CDS encoding SO_0444 family Cu/Zn efflux transporter, producing MLISNFVELFLESAPWLLLGLVMAGLLKMFVPLEWMQKQLGGHDFKTVIKAALFGAPLPLCSCGVIPAAVGLRRSGASKAATTTFLVSTPETGVDSVSVSYVLLGPFMAIVRPIAAVMSAITAGLLVGADDKNDASVAEKTEPKSESNSCCSSKSKEPEPTSCCSSNAKVEPESSSCCSSTTEIKSHSHSHSNDDDCCSSEPSAPPASFFGKIKEGLRYAATDLVRDTTMWLLVGIFFAALVKTYVPEDFLSQYGSGILAMLVMIAISVPMYICATASTPIAAGLLLAGVSPGAVLVFMLAGPATNIATLGVVIKELGKRALFGYLGGVIGVAIIAGYITNYVVAEYGIAVAPQIGEHHSLLPDWLVVSSGIMLAVLMAKVVFEKLPKRWWHKDCCS from the coding sequence ATGTTGATCAGTAATTTTGTCGAGCTGTTTTTAGAATCTGCCCCTTGGCTGTTACTCGGCCTTGTCATGGCAGGATTACTAAAAATGTTTGTCCCACTCGAATGGATGCAAAAACAGTTGGGGGGACACGATTTTAAGACGGTGATCAAAGCTGCTCTGTTTGGTGCACCTCTGCCTTTATGTTCTTGTGGGGTCATTCCTGCCGCAGTGGGGCTGCGACGCTCTGGGGCATCTAAAGCGGCCACCACGACGTTTTTAGTATCGACGCCAGAAACAGGGGTTGATTCGGTCAGTGTTTCTTATGTACTGCTTGGTCCTTTTATGGCGATAGTGCGTCCGATTGCTGCGGTTATGAGTGCAATCACCGCGGGCTTACTGGTAGGGGCGGATGACAAAAATGATGCATCAGTCGCTGAAAAAACCGAGCCTAAGTCTGAATCCAATTCATGTTGTAGTTCAAAATCTAAAGAACCTGAACCAACTTCTTGCTGCAGTTCTAACGCTAAAGTAGAGCCAGAGTCATCGTCGTGTTGTAGCTCAACTACTGAGATAAAGTCGCATTCTCATAGTCATAGCAATGATGATGATTGCTGCAGTTCAGAGCCAAGTGCACCGCCAGCCAGCTTTTTTGGAAAGATCAAAGAAGGGCTTCGTTATGCGGCAACCGATTTAGTTCGGGATACCACAATGTGGCTTCTCGTCGGTATTTTCTTTGCAGCATTAGTTAAAACGTACGTTCCTGAAGACTTTTTGTCTCAATACGGCAGTGGTATTTTAGCCATGCTAGTGATGATTGCTATTTCAGTCCCTATGTATATTTGCGCCACAGCATCAACCCCAATTGCCGCTGGTTTGTTACTAGCTGGTGTGTCACCAGGGGCGGTATTGGTGTTTATGTTGGCAGGCCCTGCAACCAATATTGCGACCTTAGGCGTAGTCATTAAAGAGTTAGGAAAGCGTGCATTATTTGGTTATTTAGGCGGTGTGATTGGTGTTGCCATCATCGCAGGGTACATAACGAATTATGTGGTGGCTGAATACGGTATTGCTGTTGCGCCACAAATTGGTGAGCATCACAGCTTACTTCCCGACTGGTTAGTGGTAAGTTCAGGCATAATGTTAGCAGTTCTAATGGCAAAAGTCGTTTTTGAAAAGTTACCCAAGCGCTGGTGGCATAAAGATTGTTGTTCATAA